From one Lolium rigidum isolate FL_2022 chromosome 4, APGP_CSIRO_Lrig_0.1, whole genome shotgun sequence genomic stretch:
- the LOC124646409 gene encoding probable calcium-binding protein CML21, producing MSTAPRQSQQQRHRRLRLRRVFDLFDCDGDGVITQAELSGALGRLGLALGAQAGALDSVVAAYIAPGMPGLRFADFEALHDELDGGEGEGPEEEDEEREMREAFAVFDENGDGYISAAELQAVLGRMGMPEAGSMARVQDMIAAHDRDSDGRVDFQEFKAMMADGNGV from the coding sequence ATGTCAACAGCGCCGCGACAGAGCCAGCAGCAGCGCCACCGGAGGCTCCGGCTGCGGCGCGTGTTCGACCTCTTCGACTGCGATGGCGACGGCGTCATCACTCAGGCCGAGTTGTCGGGCGCGCTTGGCCGCCTCGGTCTCGCCCTCGGCGCGCAGGCGGGCGCGCTGGACTCAGTCGTCGCCGCGTACATTGCGCCCGGCATGCCGGGCCTACGGTTCGCGGACTTCGAGGCGCTCCACGACGAGCTAGACGGCGGCGAAGGCGaagggccggaggaggaggacgaggagagaGAGATGAGGGAGGCGTTCGCGGTGTTCGACGAGAACGGCGACGGGTACATCTCCgcggcggagctgcaggccgtGCTGGGGCGGATGGGGATGCCGGAGGCAGGGAGCATGGCGCGGGTGCAGGACATGATCGCCGCGCATGACCGGGACAGCGATGGCCGAGTCGACTTCCAGGAGTTCAAGGCTATGATGGCTGACGGTAATGGCGTGTAG